The genomic region GGACTCATAATCCATCGGTCGCCGGTTCGAGCCCGGCCCGCCCCACCACCCGGCGTTTCCAACCCTCCCGGCCGTACGTCGATCGTAGGATCGAAGGATGTTGACGCTCATCATCGTTCTGCTGGTCATCTGGGCCGTACTCGCGGTCCTCGGTTTCGTCATCAAGGGCCTGCTGTGGCTGGCGATCGTCGGAATCGTGCTGTTCGTAGGCACGCTCGCCTACGGCGCCCTCAAGAAGCAGCTCACCAGGTAGCAACCTACGGACGCGTCCTGCCCGAAGGGCGCTCCGGCCGGTTGTGTTGTTGCGGTTCGGGGCGTCGTCGCCCGGAGTCGTCACAACACAACGGGCCGGACCCGCCGGCTCGAGCTCGCAACACAACGGGACCGGGCTGCCGGCCGTCAGCGCTTGCGCGCCCAGCCGAGGTAGGTCGCGGGCAGAATGCCGGCGCTGTTGACGGTAGAGAGCGCGATCGCCCAGATCCGCTTGCTGCCGCGGACCTTGCCCGCCGGTCGGCGCTTGAGGTCGACCAGGGCCCAGGCGCGCAGGCTCGCGTCGGCGACGCCGACCACGATCAGCGAAGCCCGGACGGCCGGTGGCAGGTCCCGCCAGTGCTTCTTCGTGGCCATGCTTCCTCCCGAGTCCGGTAGTCCTCACCTGAGGCTACGACAGCAGCGACGTGGCCGCCGATTCGCCCGAGCCGGGTGCGCACGTCGTAGTCGCCGATGCGCGCGAGCCGTGTGCGCACGTCCGAGCCCGCCGGCCCGCCGGGGCCGGTGCGCGCCGTCCGGCGGGCGCCGGAACGGGGCTCGGGCGCAGTCTCCCGGACGTAGACTCCACGAGGTGACGACATCCGAGGGAACGACATCCGAGGGAACGATCGCGCCGGATCTGCCGCCGTCCGAGCACAAGCCCGACAAGCCGGAGAGCCTGCTGACGGTGCTGATCGCGCTGACCGCGAACACCCTGATCGCGATCGCCAAGTCGATCGTCGGTGCGATCACCGGCTCGGCGTCGATGATCGCCGAGGCCGCACACTCCTGGGCCGACACCGGCAACGAGATCTTCCTGCTCGTCGCGGAACGGCGCTCGGCGAAACCGGCCGACAAGACACACCCGCTCGGCTACGGGCGTGAGGCCTACGTCTGGTCGATGATCGCGGCGTTCGGCCTGTTCAGCGCGGGCTCGATCGTGTCGATCTGGCACGGCGTCACGCAGCTGACGGCGGAGGAGCCGGAAGCCAGCTATACCTGGGCGTACGTCGTCCTGGGGATCTCGTTCGTCCTGGAGGGGATCTCGTTCCTGCAGGCCTGGCGAACGGCGAGGGGAGCGGCGCGCCGGCTCGGCATGCACCCCGTGCACTTCATCAGCGCGACGTCCAACCCGACCCTCCGGGCTGTCTTCGCCGAGGACGCCGCGGCCCTTATCGGCCTGCTCATCGCCGGTCTGGGCATCGGCCTGCACCAGCTCACCGGCAACGCCGTCTGGGACGCCGTGGGCTCGATCCTCGTGGGCGTCCTGCTCGGCATCGTCGCGATCTTCCTCATTGGCCGCAACCGCGACTTCCTCACGGGCCAGGTGGTCAGCGAGGACCTGCGGCAGCGGGCGATGGACGAGCTGCTGCGCGAGCCGTCGATCGAGGCCGTCTCCTTCCTCTACCTGGTGTACGTCGGGCCCTCGCGGATCCTTCTGATCGCGGCCGTGGACCTGATCGGCGATCTGCGCGAGTCGGAGCTGGCTCGCGAGGTGCAGGAGATCGAGGACCGGCTCAACGAGCGCGACATCATCGAGCGCGCGATCCTGACGCTCAGCGCTCCCGGACAGAAGCCGGGACTGTGACGCACCGGAGGATCGGCCGCCGATGATCGAGCCACGTCGACCGTTCGGGCCACGCGATGCCAACGACGGCTGGGTGTCCGGGAGCCGCGGACGGTTCTGGGGCAAGGGCGGCGCCGCCGGGCTGCTCGCCCACGATCCCGCGCGAGGAGTGCTGCTGCAGCATCGCGTGGCCTGGAGCGACCAGGGCGGCACCTGGGGGATCCCCGGGGGCGCCCGCCACGTCGGCGAGTCCGCGATCGGCGGAGCGATACGCGAGGCCACCGAGGAGGCGGGAGTCCCGCCGCAGGCCCTGCGCACCCGTTACACGCACTGCTTCGACG from Cumulibacter manganitolerans harbors:
- a CDS encoding cation diffusion facilitator family transporter, whose amino-acid sequence is MTTSEGTTSEGTIAPDLPPSEHKPDKPESLLTVLIALTANTLIAIAKSIVGAITGSASMIAEAAHSWADTGNEIFLLVAERRSAKPADKTHPLGYGREAYVWSMIAAFGLFSAGSIVSIWHGVTQLTAEEPEASYTWAYVVLGISFVLEGISFLQAWRTARGAARRLGMHPVHFISATSNPTLRAVFAEDAAALIGLLIAGLGIGLHQLTGNAVWDAVGSILVGVLLGIVAIFLIGRNRDFLTGQVVSEDLRQRAMDELLREPSIEAVSFLYLVYVGPSRILLIAAVDLIGDLRESELAREVQEIEDRLNERDIIERAILTLSAPGQKPGL